A genomic window from Diceros bicornis minor isolate mBicDic1 chromosome 35, mDicBic1.mat.cur, whole genome shotgun sequence includes:
- the LOC131398401 gene encoding LOW QUALITY PROTEIN: cationic amino acid transporter 4-like (The sequence of the model RefSeq protein was modified relative to this genomic sequence to represent the inferred CDS: substituted 1 base at 1 genomic stop codon) — protein sequence MAQGLPSTASLGRFCQKLNRQKTLEETTRETSLQRHLTTLDLTLLDVGAMTGFGLYVFMGIVTKAMAGPAVLVSLSVAAVASLLAALCYAEFRGLVPTTGSAYLFTYVSMGELWAFLIGWNMLLRCLIIGIAVARTWSGYLNAIFSHRIRSFIEAHVGIWQVPFLAQYPEFLAAGIILLVSTFVFCGVHVSSWLNRTVCAISLVVILFIIILGCVLARPHNWSTEEGGFAPFGFSSIMAGAATCFKAFVGFGAISASSEEAQNPKRAVPMALAISLGLVAGAYILVSTVLTLMVPWHSLDPDWALADAFYQRGYSWVGFIVAAGAICAMTTLLLSSLTSLPHIVSDMAADGLFFQVFAHVHPRTQVPMVGILVFGVIIAFLALLLDHEALVQFYSISSMLVYTFTATSIIMPRFQKAPPSSAPGPASPGGTEWASAPEPRQLRPALRPYLSFLGGCRPGAAVAXALGVLVASAITLDSVLVFGDSALHLPLWGYTLLLLLSSVMFLLSPLILGADQQQRWQDTFQVPLVPLTPALSILLNIFLMLHLSSLTWLCFSIWLLIGLMVYFGYSIRHSKENQQEQPEFTATRDSLEETVQPLQPPSQSVAQEPTLMDQPASP from the exons ATGGCCCAGGGACTGCCCAGCACTGCCAGTCTGGGGCGCTTCTGCCAGAAGCTGAACCGGCAGAAGACACTGGAGGAGACCACCAGGGAGACGTCACTGCAGCGCCACCTGACCACGCTGGACCTGACCCTGCTGGATGTGGGTGCCATGACGGGCTTTGGCCTCTACGTGTTCATGGGCATTGTGACCAAGGCGATGGCCGGCCCTGCAGTGCTCGTGTCCCTCAGCGTGGCTGCTGTTGCCTCCCTGCTGGCAGCCCTATGCTACGCAGAGTTCAGAGGACTTGTGCCCACCACAGGCTCTGCCTACCTGTTCACTTATGTGTCCATGGGCGAGCTGTGGGCCTTCCTCATTGGCTGGAACATGCTCCTCCGGTGCCTCATTATTGGCATCGCTGTAGCCCGCACCTGGAGCGGCTACCTGAATGCCATCTTCAGCCACCGCATCCGCAGCTTCATTGAGGCCCATGTGGGCATCTGGCAGGTGCCCTTCCTGGCCCAATACCCAGAGTTCTTGGCTGCTGGCATCATACTTTTAGTCTCTACATTTGTCTTTTGTGGAGTCCATGTCTCTTCCTGGCTCAACCGCACCGTATGTGCCATCAGCTTGGTCGTCATCCTCTTCATCATCATCCTGGGGTGTGTACTGGCCCGCCCACACAactggagcacagaggaggggggCTTTGCTCCCTTCGGCTTCTCTAGCATCATGGCTGGTGCTGCCACCTGCTTCAAAGCCTTCGTGGGCTTTGGTGCTATTTCTGCCTCCAGTGAGGAGGCCCAGAACCCAAAGCGAGCTGTGCCTATGGCCCTCGCCATCTCTCTTGGCCTGGTAGCTGGTGCCTACATCCTCGTCTCCACTGTGCTCACCCTCATGGTGCCCTGGCACAGCCTGGACCCTGACTGGGCTCTTGCTGATGCCTTCTACCAGCGGGGTTATAGCTGGGTGGGCTTCATTGTGGCAGCTGGCGCAATCTGCG CCATGACCACTCTCCTGCTCAGCAGCCTCACTTCCCTGCCACACATCGTCTCTGACATGGCCGCCGATGGGCTCTTCTTCCAGGTGTTTGCCCACGTGCATCCCCGGACACAGGTGCCCATGGTGGGCATCCTGGTGTTCGGGGTCATCATCGCTTTCCTGGCATTGCTGCTGGACCATGAGGCACTGGTCCAGTTCTACTCCATCAGCTCGATGCTGGTCTACACCTTCACGGCCACCAGCATTATCATGCCACGCTTCCAAAAGGCCCCTCCATCCAGTGCCCCGGgcccagccagccctgggggcacAGAGTGGGCCTCAGCCCCTGAGCCCAGGCAGCTGCGACCAGCCCTGAGGCCCTACCTCAGCTTCCTGGGTGGGTGCAGGCCTGGAGCTGCTGTGGCTTGAGCACTCGGTGTCCTGGTGGCCTCGGCCATCACTCTGGACAGCGTGCTGGTCTTCGGGGACTCAGCCCTGCACCTCCCGCTCTGGGGCTACACCCTGCTGCTCCTGCTCAGCTCCGTCATGTTTCTGCTCAGTCCCCTCATCCTAGGGGCCGACCAGCAACAGCGCTGGCAGGACACCTTCCAG GTTCCCCTGGTGCCCCTGACTCCAGCCCTGAGCATCCTCCTCAACATCTTCCTCATGCTGCACCTGAGCTCCCTGACCTGGCTGTGCTTCTCCATCTGGCTGCTGATTG GACTCATGGTGTATTTTGGCTACAGCATCCGGCACAGCAAGGAGAACCAGCAGGAGCAGCCGGAATTCACTGCCACACGTGACAGCCTGGAGGAGACGGTGCAGCCCCTGCAGCCGCCCAGCCAGTCAGTGGCCCAGGAGCCCACCCTCATGGATCAGCCCGCCAGTCCATGA